One segment of Luteolibacter rhizosphaerae DNA contains the following:
- a CDS encoding deoxycytidylate deaminase: MSRLSIPEYAMALAHVASMRSEDPYRKVGAAALDADNRVIGTAYNGLAPGFNAPPGFWDDREARQKFMLHAEVNLCSLFRRGEAKLVATTTMPCTACMQTLCANGVREIYYREVYHSSDAPEIARLYGVKLEQVDFSPFETGVVNP; encoded by the coding sequence ATATGCGATGGCGCTGGCGCATGTCGCGAGCATGCGCTCCGAGGATCCTTACCGGAAGGTGGGGGCTGCGGCGCTGGATGCGGACAACCGCGTGATCGGCACGGCCTACAATGGCCTGGCCCCGGGCTTCAATGCGCCGCCGGGATTCTGGGACGACCGGGAGGCGCGGCAGAAGTTCATGCTGCATGCGGAGGTGAACCTGTGCAGCCTGTTCCGCCGCGGGGAGGCGAAGCTGGTGGCGACGACCACGATGCCCTGCACGGCCTGCATGCAGACGCTGTGCGCGAACGGCGTGCGCGAGATCTATTATCGCGAGGTCTACCATAGCTCCGATGCGCCGGAAATCGCGCGGCTCTACGGGGTGAAGCTCGAGCAGGTGGACTTCAGCCCTTTCGAGACCGGAGTCGTGAATCCCTAG
- a CDS encoding DNA-binding transcriptional regulator, with protein MKSSFRHIGLMLDPLSGYGSKILDGISRYVQRKPNWRMAFFDRERRELADLVETWQGDAIICTVVDQRFHDAAAGRKIPVINVAGLLDEAEVTSVLSDDRAIGKMAAEHLLDRGFTNFAFVRRRDGTRYSTDRGAGYQARVEEAGFKVTTISLSANHSDEELISKLETLPRPLAIFTALDRIAAMVLEACWKADFKVPEEIAIVGAGNHQQLCELCSPTLSSVEVDMERRGYEAAALLDRILEGEKRPKEPVRIPPAHVVERRSTDVFAFDDSDVVAALRFIREHSDSTIKVRDVVASTTISRRSLEGRFNSLIGRTLHEEIWRAHFDLAMRLLSSSDLSLQEVAERSGFRTASALVNLFRQRLGVTPKEFRVANRR; from the coding sequence GTGAAGTCCTCCTTCCGCCACATCGGCCTCATGCTGGATCCTTTGAGCGGCTATGGCAGCAAGATTCTTGATGGAATCAGCCGCTATGTGCAGCGGAAGCCAAATTGGCGGATGGCCTTTTTCGACCGTGAGCGCCGCGAACTCGCCGATCTCGTCGAGACATGGCAGGGTGATGCCATCATTTGCACCGTGGTGGACCAGCGCTTTCATGACGCCGCCGCCGGTCGGAAGATCCCTGTGATCAATGTCGCCGGCCTGCTGGATGAAGCCGAGGTCACCAGCGTGCTCAGCGATGACCGCGCGATTGGCAAGATGGCCGCGGAGCACCTCCTCGATCGCGGCTTCACGAACTTCGCTTTCGTCCGCCGCCGCGATGGCACCCGTTACTCGACCGATCGCGGTGCCGGCTACCAGGCCCGGGTGGAGGAGGCCGGCTTCAAGGTCACCACCATCAGCCTCTCCGCGAATCACTCCGACGAGGAACTCATCTCGAAGCTCGAAACCTTGCCACGCCCCCTGGCAATCTTCACCGCCCTCGACCGCATTGCCGCGATGGTGCTCGAAGCTTGCTGGAAGGCCGACTTCAAGGTGCCGGAGGAAATTGCGATCGTTGGCGCGGGCAATCACCAGCAACTCTGCGAGCTCTGCTCCCCCACCCTCTCCAGCGTGGAGGTGGATATGGAGCGCCGCGGCTACGAAGCCGCTGCCTTGCTCGACCGCATTTTGGAAGGAGAGAAGCGCCCGAAGGAGCCCGTTCGCATCCCCCCGGCCCATGTCGTCGAGCGTCGCTCCACAGACGTCTTCGCCTTCGACGATTCCGATGTGGTCGCCGCGCTGCGCTTCATCCGCGAGCACTCGGACAGCACGATCAAGGTGCGGGACGTGGTCGCCTCCACCACCATCTCGCGGCGCTCGCTTGAGGGCCGCTTCAATTCCCTGATCGGCCGCACGCTGCATGAGGAGATCTGGCGCGCGCACTTCGATCTCGCCATGCGCCTGCTCTCTTCCTCCGACCTCTCGCTTCAGGAAGTGGCGGAGCGATCCGGCTTCCGCACCGCCAGCGCGTTGGTGAATCTCTTCCGCCAACGTCTTGGCGTCACGCCGAAGGAGTTCCGCGTCGCGAACCGTCGCTAA